In Kordiimonas sp. SCSIO 12610, the sequence AGGATATTTAATCCGTTACATTTACTCCATGACCCAAAAAGCCGACGAGAGTTTCGTCGGCTTTTTTTATAAGTAAGGTTACACCCTAGTAACTTCCGCTTTTTGTATTCTGGTCACCATATGGTACCCAGATATTTTTAACCTCGATTGCTTTTTCAAGGATAAAGCGGCTTGCCAGTGTTTTGGTATCGAACCAATCGTAGGCCTTGCCATAACTAACCCACGTGCGCTTCATGTTTTCAGCGGCATGTGTTTCAACCATTGCAGCACCCTTCTGGTCGCCAAAATACCACAAACCATCTATACCCAAGTGCTTCGCAAGCGGCGCAGCAAGAGCATCACGGCCACCAGTCACAATATTCACAACACCCGCAGGCAAATCAGATGTTTCCAGTATTTGATAGAAATCCGTTGCAAATGATGGATACCGTTCGCTCGGAATAATAATCGTACTGTTCCCCATGGCAATTGCATGGCTCATTAACGTTACAAACCCAAGAAGTGGCGCTTCGTCCGGGCAAGCAATTCCCATCACGCCTAGCGGTTCATTCATTGCAATTGCAACGCCGCGCATTGGCGGCTCATGCACGCGCCCTTCAAATTTGTCTGCGTATGCAGCCGCACTGAACAGACGCTGGATAGAAAGTTCTACTTCTTCGTTCGCCCGTTTCGCAGACACGCCTGTCAGGCTTTGAAGTTTGTTTGAAAACTCCTCGAACCGATAGCCGAGGTTTTCTGCGATATAATATAAAATCTGAGCCTTTAAATGCGATGTTGTCGCTGCCCAACCACCAGCAGCCGTAGCCGCCTCAACAGCGTTTCTTATATCTTTATAATTACCCTCAGCAACAAGGCCTGCATATTTGCCCTTATGATCCCATATTTCCCGAGAGTCACCACCGTCTGGGCGTGCTTGCTTGCCGCCCATATAATGCTTTGCAGTTTGGTCCACACCAGGCATGCCACCAGTATTTTTGGGCATAGTCAATTGCTCAGGCATTTGTATAGGCGTAGCATTCTTCAATTTTGCTTCAAACTTAGGTTTCAGGTATGCGAGCATACCCTCATGACCGCCCTCGCGTCCAAATCCTGATTCGCGGTAACCACCAAAGCCAACGGCTGCATCAAACATATTGGCGCCATTAACCCATACTACACCCGCCTTAAGCGCAGGAGCAACTTCAAGCGCCCGTGAAACGCTCTCGGACCAAACGCTGGCTGCAAGCCCGTAGCGGGAGTTATTTGCGAGCGAAACTGCTTCCTGCTGTGTGCGGAAAGTGATTGTCGTCAAAACAGGGCCAAAAATTTCTTCCCGCAGAAGCGTATTTTCCATTCCGACATCTGTCACCAGTGTCGGAGCCATAAACACGCCCTCACCCGGTAACTGGCATGGTGCCTGCCAGACACTTGCGCCTTCTTCAACACCAGTTTTTATAAGGCCCTCAATGCGTTCCTTTTGAACCTTATCGATCAAGGCACCTACATCAATACATTTATCAAGGCTATCACCTACACGAAGCTGAGACATACGCGCCTTGAGTTTCTCAATGAAACGGTCGGCGATGCCCTCTTGAATCAAAAGACGAGAACCAGCGCAGCAAACCTGCCCTTGGTTAAACCAGATGGCATCCACAAGACCTTCAATTGCACCATCGATATCAGCATCTTCGAAGACAATATAAGGCCCTTTACCGCCTAACTCCAATGTCAGTTTCTTACCCGTTCCCGCAACCGAACGACGAATTAATTTACCCACGTCAGTTGATCCGGTGAAAGCAACCTTATCCACATCGCCGTCAACAACCATCGCGCCAACATCACCATCACCGGTTACAATATTCAGAACGCCTTTTGGAAGGCCCGCTTCTTCACACAATTCAGCAAACTTGATAGAGGTTAAGCTTGTGAACTCAGCTGGCTTGAGAACAACAGTGTTACCTGCCGCGAGCGCTGGCGCAACTTTCCAAGCAAGCATCAAAAGCGGGAAATTCCAAGGAATAACCTGACCTGCTACGCCGAGCGCTTCATAGTCAGCATATTCGTCATCAATCAACTGCGCCCATCCTGCGTGATGGTAGAAATGGCGCGCCACAAGTGGAATATCGAGATCACGGCTTTCGCGGATAGGTTTGCCGTTATCAAGCGATTCCAGAACCGCCAAGATACGGGAATGCTTTTGAACCAACCGCGCTAATGCATATAAATAACGCGCACGACCATGCCCACCAAGGGCGCCCCACTTTGCCTGGGCTTTGCGCGCTGAAGCAATCGCAAGATCAACATTTTCTTGGCTAGCAACTGTAATATCTGTCAGCTTTTCGCCTGTAGACGGTGCGTACGATGCTATTTTGGCAGCACCCTCAGGCTTGATCCATTCACCGTTAATATAAAGACCCAACTGCCCACCATGTGAAGACAGCCATTCATCGGCTTTTGCCCTGCTTTCAGGGGCTGGTGCATAATCCATGCTTGCAAACTTTTCTGCTACACTCATTGTCCTGTTCCCCTAACCTATTGGATGCCTGTATGATGCTGAATATCCACCAATAGCATGATATTCGAGCTGCCGTTCGATGTCACCGAGAAGCCCTGATGCACCAAACCTAAACAATTCAGGCTCCAACCACGCGCGGCCTAATTCTTCTTTCATAAGTACAAGGTACGTCACAGCATCTTTTGCTTTTCGAATGCCACCCGCCGGCTTGTAGCCAACCTTAATACCTGTGCGTTCGTAAAAATCACGAATCTGCCGGACCATAACTAATGAAACCGGTAAGGTCGCGTTGACGCCTTCCATACCCGTGGACGTTTTGATGAAATCCGCACCGGCCATCATGGCTGTCATTGAGGCCTTGGCAACTTGTGTCAGGTTACCGTGCTCACCTGTTGCCAAAATAGCTTTCATGTGTGCACTGCCGCATGCTTCCTTAAAAGCTTTCACTTCTTCATAAAGCGCATGCCAATTGCCAGTCAGCACATGCGAACGCGTAATCACGATATCAATTTCTCTGGCACCAGCCGCTACAGATTTCCTGATCTCTTCTATGCGGGTTTCAATCGGCGCCAGTCCTGCTGGAAAGCCTGTTGAAACCGCAGCGACGGGAACGCCCGTCCCTTCAAGGGCTTTAACAGCGGTTTCAACCATTTCATGATAAACACAAACGGCACCTGTTGTTAGCCCAAGGCTCTCCATCTCAAAGGATTTTAAGATGCTTTTCTGAACCGGGTTTCGGGCTTTCGCACATAAGCGCTTAACCCGACCAACCGTGTCATCACCAGCGAGTGTTGTCAGGTCAATACAACTGATCGCTTTTAACATGAAAGCAATCTGAGAGTCTTTTTTTACAGACCTACGCGCGCCCAGCGTGCCCACGCGGCGCTCGACAGCGCTTTTGTTGATCCGAATATCATCTAACCATTCTGGATGAAATGACGTTCCCTGGTTAACACATGTCGGGGCTCGTTCAACGCCAACAGAAGTTTCTAGTGTCATAATAAACCTCAATCACATAACCGTACCTTAAGGGTATCGCTCAAGTGTTTCATTTTTGCTGGCGCTAAAAAGCCAAATCTTGACCAAATGGTCAAGTATTACCTTCAATTTTATTATCACTTTTTGTCAGCGAGAATAAAACCAGCATCAAACCAGCTATTAAATATCCAATCGCCAACCTATGAGGCAAGATTTCAGCGCCCCCAAGATCAGGAATATTCCACGGCGTATACATGCCTGACGATGGTAATACCGAATGAATGATTCCAAATTCAACGAGAATGGCAGCACTGAAGGCTGCGACAGCCGCACGGATCAATTTACGGTCAATAATCCAAACAATCATTGCACCCCAAATGAGGCTAGTTAAAATATAGCCGCGCGACATTGCCCCCAACAAAGTGTAATTATACATCCAATCAGCCGGTAACGTGCTAACAACGTCCCCAACTCTACCGTACAAGTCTGAAACCTTTGTATAGGCATAATTCAGAATACCCGGCACCGCTGCAAATAATAATGCTGGTGCATGGGCAACCGACCCGCCAGAAAATGCAAGACGCAGAATGTCCGAAGCAACGACAACCAAAATCGGTTTCAAAACGGCTTCAGGGATCATTTGGGACGCAAAGGCAATAACGCCCAGGAAACCACCAACCGCAACAAAAGCTGATACCCCAATCGCGTATCCAGTACGGGCCCCCATTCGTTTGTATGTCGTGTGCCCGAAATACGGTGTTGTTTGTACCATTCCACCAAACAAAGCGCTAATGGCTGTTGTTGCGGAATCGATACGAACAACCTTGCCCGGATCATATGTGTCACCAATAATCCGAGCACCCGCGACAACGTTTACACTGCTTGCGGCAATCAAAATCGCA encodes:
- the deoC gene encoding deoxyribose-phosphate aldolase, yielding MTLETSVGVERAPTCVNQGTSFHPEWLDDIRINKSAVERRVGTLGARRSVKKDSQIAFMLKAISCIDLTTLAGDDTVGRVKRLCAKARNPVQKSILKSFEMESLGLTTGAVCVYHEMVETAVKALEGTGVPVAAVSTGFPAGLAPIETRIEEIRKSVAAGAREIDIVITRSHVLTGNWHALYEEVKAFKEACGSAHMKAILATGEHGNLTQVAKASMTAMMAGADFIKTSTGMEGVNATLPVSLVMVRQIRDFYERTGIKVGYKPAGGIRKAKDAVTYLVLMKEELGRAWLEPELFRFGASGLLGDIERQLEYHAIGGYSASYRHPIG
- a CDS encoding aldehyde dehydrogenase family protein codes for the protein MSVAEKFASMDYAPAPESRAKADEWLSSHGGQLGLYINGEWIKPEGAAKIASYAPSTGEKLTDITVASQENVDLAIASARKAQAKWGALGGHGRARYLYALARLVQKHSRILAVLESLDNGKPIRESRDLDIPLVARHFYHHAGWAQLIDDEYADYEALGVAGQVIPWNFPLLMLAWKVAPALAAGNTVVLKPAEFTSLTSIKFAELCEEAGLPKGVLNIVTGDGDVGAMVVDGDVDKVAFTGSTDVGKLIRRSVAGTGKKLTLELGGKGPYIVFEDADIDGAIEGLVDAIWFNQGQVCCAGSRLLIQEGIADRFIEKLKARMSQLRVGDSLDKCIDVGALIDKVQKERIEGLIKTGVEEGASVWQAPCQLPGEGVFMAPTLVTDVGMENTLLREEIFGPVLTTITFRTQQEAVSLANNSRYGLAASVWSESVSRALEVAPALKAGVVWVNGANMFDAAVGFGGYRESGFGREGGHEGMLAYLKPKFEAKLKNATPIQMPEQLTMPKNTGGMPGVDQTAKHYMGGKQARPDGGDSREIWDHKGKYAGLVAEGNYKDIRNAVEAATAAGGWAATTSHLKAQILYYIAENLGYRFEEFSNKLQSLTGVSAKRANEEVELSIQRLFSAAAYADKFEGRVHEPPMRGVAIAMNEPLGVMGIACPDEAPLLGFVTLMSHAIAMGNSTIIIPSERYPSFATDFYQILETSDLPAGVVNIVTGGRDALAAPLAKHLGIDGLWYFGDQKGAAMVETHAAENMKRTWVSYGKAYDWFDTKTLASRFILEKAIEVKNIWVPYGDQNTKSGSY